TATGCCGAATTCTGGCAGAAACTTGCCGCAGGCGAGCGGGTCAGTGGTGCCTTTCGGCGTGTCCGTCAGGATGGCAGCGAAATCTTCCTGTATGCCGAATACGCCCCCATTCACGACGAGCAAGGTAAGGTCATCGAAGTGCTTAAGGTTGCCCAAAATGTGTCACGCATTGCCGAAGGTGTGGCCCGGCAGTTGGGCATCAATGCCAAACTGGCTGACCGGTTGATGAGCCTGGAACTCCAGCGGAACCCGTCGGCGGTGGGAGGCGCCAACAACCGTTAAAGCCACTGGCACAGCAGAATAAACAGCAGTCTGTCCATGACAGGATCGAGATCAATGGGTAAAGTATGCAAATGTTTTTTCACTCACTGTTTCCTAAGGAGAAACAACATGCCCAAAAAGCAGCGGCACTGCCGCATCAACCCAATCGCACGTGCGCCTAT
The sequence above is drawn from the Thiothrix nivea DSM 5205 genome and encodes:
- a CDS encoding PAS domain-containing protein, with protein sequence MSQAVLTQAWESVERMFAVITFDPQGHILDANPLFLDTMGYSDKEAVVGQHHRIFCQEAYAASAEYAEFWQKLAAGERVSGAFRRVRQDGSEIFLYAEYAPIHDEQGKVIEVLKVAQNVSRIAEGVARQLGINAKLADRLMSLELQRNPSAVGGANNR